One window from the genome of Myxococcales bacterium encodes:
- a CDS encoding sigma-54-dependent Fis family transcriptional regulator: MERPSWIFSIERLAAERGLTATLLAADGRGVAPHQRGATDASGLACCWPALAAANRSKSYAIVRCCNGTSEIVIPAGSKTLLIGPIKADGPLDSAVALIAEIAAERASAAAAVEATPLLGDTAIMHGLRASVSLMANSEASIVVLGENGTGKELVARQIHDQSARAAAPYVTVNCSAFNDNLLDSELFGHVRGAFTGAVADREGLLETAHGGTFFLDEVGDMSPALQVKLLRVLQEGTFYRVGSNEPRQVDVRIIAATNRDLEAMVKRGDFREDLYYRLNVIAVRVPPLRDRQADIPLLVKTFLARLAARNGVTKTMAANCLGALLSYAWPGNVRELENEVERMYVLSGDGTVIDWHHLSARISNGADVPLQAATPEHTNPGLRLPEAAAGEGSQGAPEHSLPKVIETTERLMIRDALMRHRGNKTRAAAELEISRRNLIRLVQKYDLDHWRRT; encoded by the coding sequence ATGGAACGACCAAGCTGGATATTTTCCATCGAGCGTCTAGCAGCAGAGCGTGGCCTAACCGCCACCTTACTTGCCGCCGATGGTCGCGGCGTCGCGCCTCATCAACGCGGCGCCACCGACGCGTCGGGGCTTGCGTGTTGCTGGCCGGCGCTGGCCGCCGCAAATCGCAGCAAGTCTTACGCCATTGTGCGTTGTTGCAATGGCACGAGTGAAATTGTGATCCCCGCAGGATCAAAGACGTTACTGATCGGCCCGATCAAGGCGGACGGGCCGCTCGATAGCGCCGTCGCGCTCATCGCTGAAATTGCGGCCGAGCGCGCGAGCGCGGCCGCGGCCGTCGAAGCCACACCCTTGCTTGGCGACACCGCCATCATGCATGGCCTGCGCGCTAGCGTCTCGCTGATGGCGAACTCGGAGGCCTCCATCGTCGTGCTCGGCGAAAACGGCACCGGCAAGGAATTGGTCGCCCGTCAAATTCACGACCAGTCGGCGCGCGCGGCCGCGCCCTACGTCACCGTCAACTGCTCGGCGTTCAACGATAACTTGCTCGACTCCGAATTATTCGGTCACGTGCGCGGCGCGTTCACCGGCGCGGTCGCCGATCGCGAAGGGCTGCTCGAGACCGCGCATGGCGGCACGTTTTTTCTCGACGAGGTCGGCGACATGTCTCCGGCCTTGCAGGTCAAGCTGCTGCGGGTGTTGCAAGAGGGCACCTTCTATCGCGTCGGCAGCAATGAGCCGCGCCAGGTCGATGTGCGCATCATCGCCGCGACCAATCGCGATCTCGAGGCCATGGTGAAGCGCGGCGACTTCCGCGAAGATCTTTATTATCGGCTCAACGTCATCGCGGTGCGGGTGCCGCCCCTGCGCGATCGCCAGGCTGATATTCCCTTGCTGGTTAAAACGTTTTTGGCGCGCCTGGCCGCGCGCAACGGCGTCACCAAGACCATGGCGGCAAACTGCCTGGGCGCGTTGCTGAGCTATGCGTGGCCGGGCAACGTGCGCGAGCTCGAAAATGAGGTCGAGCGCATGTATGTGCTCTCAGGCGATGGCACCGTCATCGACTGGCACCATCTCTCGGCGCGCATCTCCAATGGCGCGGACGTTCCCTTGCAGGCTGCAACGCCCGAGCACACCAACCCTGGCTTGCGGCTACCCGAGGCGGCGGCGGGGGAAGGCTCGCAAGGCGCTCCCGAGCACTCGCTGCCCAAGGTGATCGAGACCACTGAGCGCCTCATGATCCGCGACGCGCTGATGCGCCATCGCGGCAACAAGACGCGCGCGGCGGCCGAGCTGGAAATCTCGCGGCGCAACCTGATTCGTTTGGTGCAGAAATACGATCTCGACCATTGGCGCCGCACGTAG
- the uvrB gene encoding excinuclease ABC subunit UvrB: MQPFRLVSPYKPMGDQPRAIGELVAGVERGDRAQVLLGITGSGKTFTIANVIAQTQKPTLIMAHNKILAAQLYGEFKELFPDNAVHYFVSYYDYYQPEAYVPSTDTFIEKDSQINEEIDRMRHAATYALLSRRDVIIVASVSCIYGIGSRETYADMTCDLVAGQTTARDAVLRRLVELQYERNDLDFSRGKFRVRGDVVEIFPAYEADTAIRVEWFGDEIERIVEIDALRGTVKQALPQTRIFPASHFATPQDTLARAAATIRAELAERLQALEAEGKLLERQRLEQRTLYDMESLEQMGFCNGIENYSRHLSGAAAGEPPPTLMDYFPKDYLLVVDESHQTVPQIGAMFAGDRSRKETLVSFGFRLPSALDNRPLKFAEWEQRFATGIFVSATPADWELAQAQGVYVEQIIRPTGLLDPQVEIRPVGRQVDDLLDEIRAVAARGERVLVTTLTKRMAEDLTDYYTEIGVRVRYLHSDIDTLERIQILRELRQGAFDVLVGINLLREGLDIPEVSLVAILDADKEGFLRSARSLIQTIGRAARNLHGRVILYADKQTESIKYAMSETSRRRTLQQAHNDAHGIVPASTKRGITDVHISEPTRRGKGKTARGTAVDASAISDLASLRGAIDKLRKEMKTAAADLEFETAAALRDQVRQLEALELQMR, translated from the coding sequence ATGCAGCCGTTTCGCTTGGTGTCGCCGTATAAGCCGATGGGGGACCAGCCTAGGGCGATTGGCGAGCTGGTGGCGGGGGTGGAGCGGGGTGACCGGGCCCAGGTGCTGCTCGGGATTACCGGGTCGGGCAAGACGTTTACGATCGCCAATGTGATCGCGCAGACGCAGAAGCCGACGCTGATCATGGCCCACAACAAGATCTTGGCGGCGCAACTCTACGGCGAGTTCAAGGAGCTCTTCCCCGACAACGCCGTGCACTATTTCGTTAGCTATTACGACTATTACCAACCGGAGGCGTATGTGCCCTCGACCGATACCTTTATCGAGAAGGATTCGCAGATCAACGAGGAGATCGACCGCATGCGCCACGCGGCGACGTACGCGTTGTTGTCGCGGCGGGACGTGATTATTGTCGCCTCGGTGTCATGCATCTACGGTATTGGCTCGCGCGAGACGTATGCTGACATGACGTGCGACTTGGTCGCCGGCCAGACCACGGCGCGCGACGCCGTGCTGCGGCGGCTGGTCGAGCTGCAATACGAGCGCAATGACCTCGATTTTTCGCGCGGCAAATTTCGCGTCCGCGGCGACGTGGTCGAGATCTTTCCGGCGTACGAGGCCGACACAGCCATCCGCGTCGAATGGTTTGGCGACGAAATCGAACGCATCGTCGAGATCGATGCGCTGCGCGGCACCGTGAAGCAGGCGCTGCCGCAGACGCGCATTTTTCCCGCCTCGCACTTTGCGACGCCGCAAGACACGCTAGCGCGCGCCGCGGCGACCATTCGCGCCGAATTGGCCGAGCGGCTGCAGGCGCTTGAGGCCGAGGGCAAGCTGCTCGAACGGCAACGCCTCGAACAACGCACGCTGTATGACATGGAAAGCCTAGAACAGATGGGCTTTTGCAACGGCATCGAGAACTACTCGCGTCACCTTAGCGGCGCGGCCGCTGGCGAGCCGCCGCCGACGCTGATGGATTATTTTCCCAAGGACTATCTACTCGTGGTCGACGAGTCGCATCAGACCGTGCCGCAGATCGGCGCCATGTTCGCCGGCGATCGCTCGCGCAAGGAGACATTGGTGAGTTTTGGTTTTCGCCTGCCAAGCGCGCTCGATAACCGGCCGCTCAAATTTGCCGAGTGGGAGCAGCGCTTTGCAACCGGCATTTTTGTTTCGGCGACGCCGGCGGATTGGGAGCTTGCCCAGGCGCAGGGCGTCTACGTCGAGCAAATTATTCGCCCCACCGGGCTGCTCGATCCGCAAGTCGAAATCCGCCCGGTTGGCCGCCAAGTCGACGACCTGCTCGACGAAATTCGCGCCGTCGCGGCGCGCGGCGAACGCGTGCTCGTGACCACGCTAACCAAACGCATGGCGGAAGATCTCACCGACTACTACACGGAAATCGGCGTGCGCGTGCGGTACCTGCATTCGGACATCGACACGCTCGAGCGCATCCAGATCTTGCGCGAGCTGCGGCAAGGCGCGTTCGACGTGCTGGTTGGCATCAACTTGTTGCGCGAAGGCCTCGATATCCCCGAGGTGTCGCTGGTGGCGATCTTAGACGCCGACAAAGAAGGGTTTCTGCGCAGCGCGCGCTCGCTCATCCAAACCATTGGCCGCGCCGCGCGCAACCTGCATGGCCGCGTCATCTTGTACGCGGACAAGCAAACCGAATCGATCAAGTACGCGATGAGCGAGACCTCGCGGCGGCGGACCTTGCAGCAGGCGCACAACGACGCGCACGGCATCGTCCCGGCGTCGACCAAGCGCGGCATCACCGACGTGCACATTTCTGAGCCCACCCGGCGTGGCAAGGGCAAGACCGCGCGCGGCACGGCCGTGGACGCTTCGGCGATTTCGGATTTGGCGTCGCTGCGCGGCGCCATCGACAAGCTGCGCAAAGAGATGAAAACCGCCGCGGCAGACCTTGAATTCGAGACGGCGGCGGCGCTGCGCGACCAGGTGCGCCAGCTCGAGGCGCTCGAATTACAAATGCGGTAG
- a CDS encoding transglycosylase SLT domain-containing protein — translation MRVALAIACLLGVTSAIATPRTAAAATDADATPLGAAFAAYERGDLAAAEAALARGDGAILNADYALYLRGSIALLQGDAAAARVAFTRLATMPSSRFAEQAAWRAADALWLSPSPDDKRLAAKEYATLKKRRGPPPAQIDLAVIEHRLLSLAPPAQQVARLRQLLIASPGHPLESQFIADLRRVAPRQPLLAPAQQLDRIAQLAAQRDWVVAMSELAALPAALPKPLALRAQFLTGDTLFRMRKRYEEAGRLLLAIYDQLGADAPRAMFRGARALSRADRDDEAISHYLALVAKYPRSEQAHEAFFLAGWLEFNRGNYALAAPRLAAMIAKYPGSEWRGEAEWFLAYSHYLLAQYDLAIAALARLARSDEEQIGGKARYWTARAHALRGDKAAAIAGYKDVVNTWPLTWYATLARTRLAEFTIAMPPLGEAPRTATGPLIEPGDPLVLPEVVADPLIMRVRELQAAGLPRDAGIELQRGESALRKRFAAPRAWAILHALYPALDHPGRLFKLATSYHGGALRAAPTGNARRWWEAAFPRAFAGVIATRGHLGAAPPEFIFAIMRVESGYDPHVVSFADAQGLLQMIPPTTTRVAGSLGLSYGEGDLFDVAFNIETGSWYIGGLFEKFARQVPIAAASFNAGPVAMMRWLNAPHMNTRPLDEFVELVSFRETREYMKRVTTHYIRYQFLYHDAVYEQPLTLQRGYRADDLNY, via the coding sequence ATGCGCGTTGCCCTCGCCATCGCTTGCTTGCTTGGCGTCACCAGCGCCATCGCAACGCCACGCACGGCTGCCGCTGCGACCGATGCCGACGCGACGCCACTGGGTGCGGCGTTTGCCGCGTATGAACGCGGCGATCTCGCGGCTGCCGAGGCCGCCTTGGCGCGCGGAGACGGCGCCATCCTCAATGCCGATTATGCGCTCTACCTGCGCGGGTCAATCGCGCTGTTGCAAGGTGATGCCGCCGCGGCGCGGGTCGCCTTCACGCGGCTCGCCACCATGCCCTCGTCGCGCTTCGCTGAGCAGGCCGCCTGGCGTGCCGCCGACGCGCTGTGGCTTTCGCCGTCACCTGATGACAAGCGCCTAGCCGCCAAGGAATACGCCACGCTGAAGAAGCGCCGCGGTCCACCCCCCGCGCAAATCGATCTTGCGGTCATCGAGCACCGTCTGCTCTCGCTCGCACCGCCCGCGCAACAAGTCGCGCGCCTGCGCCAGCTGCTTATCGCTAGCCCTGGGCATCCGCTGGAGTCGCAGTTTATCGCCGACTTGCGTCGGGTCGCGCCAAGGCAACCCTTGTTGGCACCAGCGCAACAGCTCGATCGCATCGCCCAGCTCGCCGCGCAACGCGACTGGGTCGTTGCGATGAGCGAGCTTGCCGCCCTGCCCGCCGCGCTGCCAAAACCGCTGGCCTTGCGCGCGCAGTTTCTTACAGGCGACACGCTGTTTCGCATGCGCAAGCGCTACGAAGAGGCTGGCCGCCTGCTGCTCGCCATCTACGATCAACTCGGCGCCGACGCGCCGCGCGCGATGTTTCGCGGCGCCCGCGCGCTGTCGCGGGCCGATCGCGACGACGAGGCGATCTCTCATTACCTCGCGCTGGTCGCCAAATATCCACGCTCTGAGCAGGCCCACGAGGCGTTTTTCCTCGCAGGCTGGCTCGAATTTAATCGCGGCAACTATGCGCTCGCGGCGCCGCGGCTCGCCGCCATGATCGCCAAGTATCCGGGTTCGGAGTGGCGCGGCGAGGCCGAGTGGTTCTTGGCGTATTCGCATTATCTACTGGCACAATACGATCTTGCAATTGCGGCCTTGGCACGCCTCGCCCGCAGCGACGAGGAACAAATTGGCGGCAAGGCCCGCTATTGGACGGCGCGCGCCCACGCCTTGCGCGGCGACAAGGCCGCGGCCATTGCTGGCTACAAAGACGTCGTCAACACGTGGCCGCTGACTTGGTATGCAACGCTCGCGCGCACGCGGCTGGCCGAGTTCACCATCGCCATGCCGCCGCTGGGTGAGGCGCCTCGCACAGCCACCGGTCCCCTGATTGAGCCGGGGGATCCGTTGGTGCTGCCCGAGGTCGTCGCCGATCCGCTCATCATGCGCGTGCGCGAACTGCAGGCGGCGGGCCTCCCGCGCGACGCCGGAATCGAGCTGCAGCGCGGCGAGAGCGCGCTGCGCAAGCGCTTTGCCGCGCCACGCGCCTGGGCGATCTTGCATGCCTTGTATCCGGCGCTAGACCATCCAGGACGCCTGTTTAAGCTCGCGACCTCCTACCACGGCGGCGCCCTGCGCGCGGCGCCCACCGGCAATGCGCGGCGTTGGTGGGAGGCCGCCTTTCCCCGCGCCTTTGCCGGCGTCATCGCCACGCGCGGCCACCTCGGCGCCGCGCCGCCTGAGTTTATCTTTGCCATCATGCGCGTCGAGAGTGGCTATGACCCGCACGTGGTGTCGTTCGCCGATGCGCAGGGCCTCTTGCAAATGATCCCCCCCACCACCACCCGCGTCGCGGGCAGCCTGGGCCTGAGCTATGGCGAGGGCGACCTGTTTGACGTCGCGTTTAACATCGAGACCGGCAGCTGGTACATAGGCGGGCTGTTTGAGAAATTCGCCCGCCAGGTCCCCATTGCGGCCGCGTCGTTTAACGCCGGGCCCGTCGCGATGATGCGCTGGCTGAACGCGCCGCATATGAACACGCGGCCCCTCGATGAATTTGTCGAGCTGGTATCGTTTCGCGAGACGCGCGAATACATGAAACGCGTCACCACGCACTACATTCGCTACCAATTTCTCTACCACGACGCGGTCTACGAGCAACCCCTGACGCTACAGCGGGGGTATCGCGCCGACGACCTCAATTATTGA
- a CDS encoding DUF4272 domain-containing protein — protein sequence MAHDASIRETNIDILTRAGFVVASDLLLDDEAPLLRPVVEIAKRFLAIEAVYAWCSVPQDELASDDLKVFVAANHLETWMSAGELKLWTTKRSVALEKNAATIGWRLENMWPLAWVLGFEPAPGFDGAMIDQATGQAMVVEFAGAMSVTLAELVARATPRSAAQVIAMEDLFYCAHNAARQAQSGAATVPSGFDAVVSSGVIMERRHALTWCLSPGIDWDDTNLDA from the coding sequence ATGGCCCACGACGCTTCGATTCGCGAGACGAACATAGACATCCTAACCCGCGCCGGTTTTGTGGTCGCGTCTGACCTGCTGCTCGACGATGAGGCGCCCCTGTTGCGACCGGTGGTCGAAATTGCCAAGCGTTTTCTCGCGATCGAGGCGGTGTATGCGTGGTGCAGCGTGCCGCAAGACGAGCTGGCCAGCGATGACCTAAAAGTGTTTGTCGCGGCCAATCATCTCGAGACCTGGATGTCGGCCGGCGAGCTCAAGCTGTGGACGACCAAGCGCAGCGTCGCACTGGAGAAGAATGCGGCGACGATCGGGTGGCGGCTAGAAAACATGTGGCCGCTGGCATGGGTGCTTGGCTTTGAGCCCGCGCCTGGTTTTGACGGCGCGATGATCGATCAGGCCACCGGCCAGGCAATGGTGGTGGAGTTTGCTGGCGCGATGAGCGTCACCTTGGCAGAGCTCGTCGCGCGCGCCACGCCACGCAGCGCCGCGCAGGTGATTGCCATGGAAGATCTGTTTTACTGCGCGCACAATGCGGCAAGGCAGGCACAGTCCGGCGCTGCGACGGTGCCGAGCGGCTTCGATGCCGTGGTCAGCAGCGGCGTGATCATGGAGCGCCGACACGCGCTCACGTGGTGTCTGTCGCCGGGTATTGATTGGGACGATACCAACCTTGACGCGTAA
- a CDS encoding bifunctional hydroxymethylpyrimidine kinase/phosphomethylpyrimidine kinase, whose product MSKRVLPRSSPAALPPVVVAIAGLDPTGGAGLLADVAVIRAAGLHAYGIVTASTIQGGGAPAETGAVIAPKVLAAQLARLSRGKAAREAIAAIKIGLVPDAATAAVIATWLKTVPQAAVVWDPVLAASSGGALVKGSLRALVQTLAPALALRARRHLGAVAVITPNVEEARALAKALGIKASGEASHAALAPPLATALGLAVMVKGGHAPSDAGRISDVLVVGKDLYVIEKTFVPGGTSLRGTGCALSSLIASHLAQDMDLVTACCDASHALTDSMAG is encoded by the coding sequence ATGTCAAAGCGCGTATTGCCAAGGTCCTCGCCCGCTGCCTTGCCGCCGGTGGTGGTAGCGATCGCGGGGCTGGACCCTACCGGAGGCGCGGGCCTCCTCGCCGATGTGGCGGTGATTCGCGCCGCGGGGCTTCACGCCTACGGCATCGTCACGGCGTCGACCATTCAAGGTGGCGGTGCGCCCGCCGAAACTGGCGCCGTCATCGCGCCAAAGGTGCTTGCGGCGCAACTGGCACGGCTATCGCGAGGCAAGGCGGCGCGCGAGGCGATCGCCGCGATCAAGATCGGCCTGGTGCCTGATGCGGCCACGGCGGCGGTGATCGCAACCTGGCTCAAAACCGTGCCCCAGGCCGCGGTAGTGTGGGATCCCGTGTTGGCGGCGTCGAGCGGCGGCGCGCTGGTCAAAGGCTCGCTGCGCGCACTCGTGCAGACCTTGGCGCCCGCGCTGGCGTTGCGCGCTCGTCGCCATCTTGGGGCGGTCGCCGTCATCACGCCCAACGTAGAGGAGGCGCGCGCGTTGGCGAAGGCGCTAGGAATTAAGGCGAGCGGGGAGGCCTCCCATGCGGCGCTGGCGCCACCGCTCGCGACGGCACTTGGCCTTGCGGTGATGGTCAAGGGCGGCCACGCGCCGAGCGACGCCGGCCGCATCTCGGATGTCTTGGTGGTCGGTAAAGACCTTTACGTGATCGAAAAAACGTTTGTGCCAGGAGGCACGTCGCTGCGCGGCACCGGCTGCGCGCTGTCATCGCTTATCGCTAGCCATCTCGCGCAAGATATGGATCTGGTGACGGCGTGTTGCGACGCCTCGCATGCGCTGACCGATTCAATGGCGGGCTAA